In Sphingobacterium thalpophilum, a genomic segment contains:
- a CDS encoding peptidase M61 — MDSDHFSIPEIHFEVSFSEAQAHYIEVKMSIAKLNQPYVDLKMPVWSPGSYLIREYAKNVERFRSFDKTGNTIAYQKISKNTWRIPTESLDQIEVIYAVYGFEVSVRTNFFDSDHAFIVPTATFFHIDGRIDNPSTISIALKDSWASISTGLEQIGERKFYAPNFDILYDTPIEAGNQDVWKFQAAGVEHECAMVGGGSYDKERLTKDITRIVEEETRIWGSNPNERYVIITHNYQSGGGGLEHLNSTVLGASRNAYLNEISYKNYLSLVAHEYFHLWNVKRLRPKALGPFNYDAENYTTGLWIMEGFTSYYDNLIIKRCGFYDEKEYLALLANDFNIVLNRPGHTIQSAAASSFDTWIKYYRPDENSMNSGISYYNKGAMLTALLDIKIIAATEGRLKLDDVIREAYEEFYLKLDRGFEENELRSLAERIAGTSLDDIFDAAHQDGELEYNDYFNLVGYEIVDTNVDNNTLTLGITTNKVDGLISVATVEKDSGAYDAGLSVKDELIAINNNRLDVKDKEIDFIVQHAKEGEILNFLVARDGLVREIPVQIKKSNKKIYEIRPLKEQTFLQELLGKIWMA, encoded by the coding sequence ATGGACAGTGACCATTTCAGTATACCCGAAATACATTTTGAGGTATCATTTTCAGAAGCACAAGCTCATTATATCGAAGTAAAAATGAGCATCGCAAAGCTCAACCAGCCTTATGTCGATCTAAAAATGCCGGTCTGGTCTCCTGGATCTTATTTAATTCGTGAATATGCTAAAAACGTAGAACGATTCCGATCATTTGACAAAACAGGAAATACAATTGCCTACCAGAAAATTTCAAAGAACACCTGGCGAATACCCACAGAATCTTTGGATCAGATCGAAGTCATCTACGCGGTATACGGTTTTGAAGTTTCTGTGCGTACCAACTTTTTCGATAGTGACCATGCTTTTATTGTGCCTACGGCAACTTTCTTTCATATCGATGGCCGCATAGACAATCCTTCGACAATCAGCATAGCATTAAAAGATTCTTGGGCAAGTATATCAACTGGACTCGAACAAATTGGAGAACGTAAGTTTTATGCGCCAAATTTTGACATATTATATGATACGCCCATCGAGGCTGGTAATCAGGATGTCTGGAAATTCCAGGCTGCCGGTGTCGAACATGAATGCGCCATGGTCGGAGGCGGAAGTTATGATAAAGAACGCTTAACGAAAGATATCACACGTATCGTCGAAGAGGAAACCCGCATCTGGGGTTCAAACCCCAATGAGCGATATGTCATTATTACCCACAACTACCAATCTGGAGGTGGAGGTCTAGAACATCTCAATTCAACAGTATTGGGAGCCTCGAGAAATGCCTATCTAAATGAGATAAGTTACAAAAACTATTTGAGTCTCGTTGCACATGAGTATTTTCACCTATGGAATGTGAAACGCTTACGTCCAAAAGCATTAGGACCGTTTAATTACGATGCCGAAAACTATACCACAGGCCTCTGGATCATGGAAGGATTCACTTCGTACTATGATAATTTAATTATTAAACGCTGTGGATTCTATGATGAAAAAGAGTACCTCGCTTTGTTAGCCAACGATTTCAACATTGTATTAAACCGCCCTGGGCATACGATACAGTCTGCAGCAGCCTCAAGCTTCGATACCTGGATTAAATATTATCGGCCTGATGAAAATTCGATGAATTCAGGAATTTCCTATTACAACAAAGGTGCAATGCTGACAGCATTGTTGGATATTAAAATTATTGCCGCTACAGAAGGTAGGCTAAAATTGGATGATGTTATCCGCGAGGCTTATGAAGAGTTCTACCTAAAACTTGATCGTGGATTTGAAGAAAACGAATTGAGAAGCCTTGCTGAACGTATTGCAGGCACTTCGCTGGACGATATTTTCGATGCTGCTCATCAGGACGGAGAACTGGAATACAACGATTATTTTAATCTAGTCGGTTATGAAATTGTTGATACCAATGTTGATAACAACACGTTGACACTAGGCATTACAACCAACAAAGTGGATGGGTTAATTTCGGTAGCGACAGTGGAAAAAGATTCAGGTGCATATGATGCCGGATTAAGTGTAAAAGACGAACTGATTGCAATTAATAATAACAGGCTCGATGTTAAAGACAAGGAAATTGATTTCATTGTTCAACATGCCAAAGAGGGGGAAATATTAAACTTCCTGGTGGCACGAGATGGTTTAGTGCGGGAAATTCCTGTTCAAATCAAAAAGAGCAATAAAAAGATATACGAAATCCGTCCGCTCAAAGAACAAACTTTTCTACAGGAATTGCTAGGTAAAATCTGGATGGCTTAA
- a CDS encoding N-acetylglucosamine kinase: MILVVDSGSSKSDWKLELPDSAPISFSTNGLNPFFVNEKEITRVIKEIPEIIPYADEVTELYFFGAGCITPDRREMVSNALTPLFENAYISVENDLFGSALATCGNKKGYVATLGTGSDLSFFDGEELMPSHNGNGYVLGDEGSGAYFGKNLVRLFLYGRMPKDLNEKFANKYRINKEIVIKNVYQKERPNAFLASFAPFMSDNITHPFIIDLVKSGFEEFVQASILTYPDYNKYACHFVGSIAYSFDLILREVCEAHQIKVGTILKSPINELFDAVLERESNSLLSL; this comes from the coding sequence ATGATCTTAGTTGTTGATAGCGGCTCTTCAAAGTCGGATTGGAAGTTGGAATTGCCAGATAGTGCACCTATCTCGTTCAGTACAAATGGACTCAATCCTTTTTTTGTAAATGAAAAGGAAATCACACGTGTTATTAAGGAGATACCCGAAATTATTCCCTACGCCGATGAAGTTACGGAGTTGTATTTTTTTGGTGCAGGATGCATTACACCTGATCGTCGGGAAATGGTTTCAAATGCATTGACGCCCTTATTCGAAAATGCTTACATTTCTGTTGAGAATGATCTTTTTGGTAGTGCCTTAGCAACCTGTGGTAATAAAAAAGGTTATGTAGCGACATTAGGGACAGGGTCTGATTTGAGTTTTTTTGACGGAGAGGAGCTGATGCCATCGCATAATGGAAATGGCTATGTATTAGGTGATGAGGGATCGGGGGCATATTTTGGTAAAAATCTTGTTAGACTTTTTCTATATGGCCGTATGCCGAAAGATCTGAACGAAAAATTTGCGAACAAATACAGAATAAATAAAGAGATCGTCATCAAAAATGTTTATCAAAAAGAACGTCCAAATGCTTTCTTAGCATCGTTTGCACCGTTCATGTCCGATAATATTACCCATCCCTTTATTATTGATCTGGTAAAGAGTGGATTCGAAGAATTTGTTCAAGCTTCGATTTTGACCTATCCGGACTATAATAAATATGCCTGTCACTTTGTAGGCTCTATTGCTTATAGTTTTGATTTAATTTTACGGGAAGTCTGTGAAGCACATCAGATAAAGGTAGGTACCATTTTAAAATCTCCTATCAACGAGCTTTTTGATGCGGTACTGGAAAGAGAGAGTAATTCATTGTTAAGTCTTTAA
- a CDS encoding glutathione peroxidase gives MIIATIMVYMSMLFGNPNFYDFKFTTLDGQEVKMSDFKGKKILIVNAASKCGFTKQYKDLEELHKTFGDKLVIIGFPANNFGQQEPGSNAQIQEFCEQNYGVDFLMAEKVDVKGDQISPLFKYLTAQENPDFKGEIKWNFEKFLIDENGKLVHRFRSATNPLDPAIVNWVENKK, from the coding sequence ATGATTATTGCAACTATTATGGTGTATATGTCAATGTTATTTGGCAATCCCAATTTTTATGATTTTAAGTTTACGACACTTGATGGGCAAGAAGTGAAAATGTCCGATTTCAAGGGAAAGAAAATATTGATCGTGAATGCTGCCTCAAAATGTGGTTTCACAAAACAGTACAAAGATCTGGAGGAATTGCACAAAACCTTTGGCGATAAGCTCGTCATTATTGGCTTTCCGGCAAATAATTTTGGACAACAGGAACCGGGTTCAAATGCGCAGATTCAAGAGTTTTGTGAACAAAATTATGGTGTTGATTTTCTAATGGCCGAAAAGGTCGATGTGAAAGGAGATCAAATATCACCTCTGTTTAAGTATTTGACCGCTCAGGAAAACCCCGATTTTAAAGGTGAAATCAAATGGAACTTTGAAAAGTTTTTGATCGATGAGAACGGTAAACTTGTACATCGCTTCCGTTCAGCGACGAATCCGCTGGATCCGGCTATTGTAAACTGGGTAGAAAACAAGAAATAG
- a CDS encoding serine hydrolase — MRTHKLLLSAFIFLFFPTFLLGQQTQVDHDLTAIMRRYNAVGLSVVVVKNNKIEYHKNYGYKNLETKTALGENDLFRIASISKSFTTTSLMQLIADGRCKLDDDFGDLIGFPIRNPNYPGKKITLRMILSHTSSVNDKNGYFNLDVINPSKNPNWKDSYNLYEPGTQYQYCNLNFNMAGAVLEKLTNTRVDSYIVNHILKPLNLYGGYCIDSLDQKRLVSLYAFDEKGNPHEEPSAYNPRREELNQYILGYSTPVLSPTGGMKISALDLARYMMMHMNYGHSQGKNIISKKYAKIMQTAVNKESGYGLTIMNNAKIVPGVTLTGHTGSAYGLYSALFFNPKKKYGFIVITNGCNIPDSDDFNPLLKDCIGALYDAYIK, encoded by the coding sequence ATGAGAACGCATAAGCTCCTACTCTCCGCTTTTATTTTTTTATTCTTTCCCACATTTTTGCTGGGCCAGCAAACACAGGTTGATCATGATCTCACAGCAATTATGCGTCGTTATAATGCTGTCGGGCTCAGTGTGGTCGTCGTCAAAAACAATAAAATTGAGTATCACAAAAATTATGGTTACAAAAACTTGGAAACCAAAACGGCTCTCGGAGAGAATGACCTCTTTAGAATTGCTTCTATTTCAAAGTCATTCACTACAACATCATTAATGCAATTAATAGCAGATGGCCGATGCAAGTTAGACGACGACTTTGGGGATTTGATAGGTTTTCCAATCAGAAACCCCAATTATCCAGGAAAAAAAATAACACTCCGGATGATCCTTTCCCATACGTCCAGCGTCAATGATAAAAACGGTTACTTCAACCTTGATGTCATCAATCCATCCAAAAACCCAAATTGGAAAGATTCCTACAATCTTTATGAACCCGGCACACAATACCAATATTGTAATCTCAATTTTAATATGGCTGGTGCCGTTCTTGAGAAACTGACCAATACACGTGTCGACAGCTACATTGTTAACCATATCCTCAAACCGCTCAACTTATATGGTGGTTACTGTATAGACTCCTTGGATCAGAAAAGATTGGTTTCGTTATATGCCTTTGATGAAAAGGGAAATCCCCATGAAGAGCCGAGTGCCTATAATCCACGTCGGGAAGAACTCAATCAATACATCCTGGGCTATAGCACTCCTGTGCTTTCTCCGACAGGTGGAATGAAAATATCTGCCTTAGATTTAGCCAGATACATGATGATGCACATGAACTACGGCCATAGTCAGGGAAAAAACATCATCAGTAAAAAATATGCGAAGATTATGCAGACAGCTGTAAATAAAGAATCAGGCTATGGGTTAACGATTATGAACAATGCAAAAATTGTCCCCGGTGTTACTCTGACAGGACATACCGGTTCGGCATATGGACTGTATAGTGCCCTGTTTTTCAATCCAAAGAAAAAATATGGGTTTATTGTGATAACCAATGGCTGCAATATCCCCGATAGCGATGACTTCAACCCTTTGCTTAAAGACTGTATAGGAGCCTTGTACGATGCATATATCAAATAG
- a CDS encoding TonB-dependent receptor yields MKRTFLGLVLSLGLVGAIHLDASAQSKGIHGRVKTKDGAPIESATVTIVSLGRSTSTSGDGSFHFSNLPDGTYTIRIKSIGNGAEERTIEVKNGKATAINVSLNISESQLEQVEVVGYNSHNSKTVNVGKAGIIDRDLPQSVQIINEQVIADQQVNRLSDALKNANGVAMGANRGGVNENFYARGYSLGGNNIFKNGARTNNGGSIEASTLESVEILKGSSALLYGGVSGGAVVNLVTKKPKFYYGGEASMRVGSYDFYKPTVDVYGPISNKVAFRVIGTYEKAGSFRDQVTSKRTYVNPSVLYKISDKTDLNFTFDYLKSDFTPDFGMGTVDGKLNNEVGRNTFMNVPFAFNRTNTSNGQINLNHKFNDSWNLNAIASYQTYDRDYYGSDRIQANKNGIAPRSLTRSKSNEFTANQQLNLTGTVKTGSIKHKILVGADADQSHSNAYAYNIDASNNIKVYDKKLDKYVPTTTYDSIYVFNPSQTAQHLVSGNGLRTDMPQADLLTKTTTDIFRYGAFFQDLIEVTEQFKVLAGIRYTYQRTPNSEKYTYATNQSEEIINLDGQKNPIGAKVDKAWSPKFGLIYQPIRSSSVYVTYANNFTSNSGYDVNYQPLAPSIIDQYEAGVKNDFFNGRLSANVAWYRINNNRFAQQLLVLPNGTSNSDANMKEFSGKTASSGLEVDVTGTLLPGLNVIAGYSYNYMRYTETNPISSYTTIVDGKEKVTEISGNEENVRLVGTTAHTANGTVFYTIQNGAVKGLKLGFSAFYTGRRNAGWNNTKINVRDGLNRLISVSPFTTIDFSAGYAYKNWSILGKLSNITNVFNYYIHENYSVNPIPPRSFMATLAYKFEKR; encoded by the coding sequence ATGAAAAGAACTTTTCTGGGACTTGTTTTAAGTCTGGGATTGGTAGGAGCAATTCATTTGGATGCATCGGCACAAAGTAAAGGGATACATGGCCGCGTTAAAACCAAAGATGGTGCACCAATTGAATCGGCTACAGTAACCATAGTTTCTTTAGGTAGGTCTACTTCGACTTCCGGTGATGGAAGTTTCCATTTTTCTAATCTTCCAGATGGAACCTATACTATTCGGATCAAAAGTATCGGAAATGGAGCTGAGGAGCGTACTATCGAGGTTAAAAATGGAAAGGCAACAGCCATTAATGTTTCTTTGAATATTTCTGAATCTCAATTGGAACAAGTGGAAGTGGTAGGTTACAACTCGCATAACAGTAAAACAGTTAATGTCGGTAAAGCAGGTATTATTGATCGGGATTTGCCGCAGAGTGTACAAATTATAAACGAACAGGTTATTGCAGATCAACAGGTTAATCGCTTGAGTGATGCGCTAAAAAATGCAAACGGTGTCGCGATGGGAGCAAATCGCGGTGGGGTCAACGAAAATTTTTACGCAAGGGGCTATAGCTTAGGCGGGAATAATATATTTAAAAATGGTGCGCGAACCAACAATGGAGGTTCGATTGAGGCGAGCACCTTGGAATCTGTAGAGATTTTAAAAGGAAGTTCTGCTTTGTTATATGGCGGTGTATCTGGTGGGGCCGTTGTAAATCTGGTTACGAAAAAGCCTAAATTTTATTATGGAGGCGAGGCTTCAATGCGCGTAGGAAGTTATGACTTCTATAAACCAACAGTGGATGTGTATGGTCCAATTTCCAATAAGGTTGCATTCCGCGTTATCGGAACTTATGAAAAAGCGGGTAGCTTTAGGGATCAGGTCACATCAAAACGTACTTACGTAAATCCTTCTGTTTTATATAAAATATCCGATAAAACTGATCTCAACTTTACATTCGATTACTTAAAAAGTGATTTTACGCCAGACTTTGGAATGGGAACTGTGGATGGAAAGTTGAATAATGAAGTTGGCAGAAACACTTTTATGAATGTGCCTTTTGCTTTCAACAGAACAAATACCTCAAACGGGCAGATCAATTTGAACCATAAGTTTAATGATTCATGGAATTTAAACGCAATAGCAAGTTACCAAACTTACGACCGTGATTATTATGGATCAGATCGGATTCAAGCAAATAAAAATGGAATTGCACCGCGGAGTTTAACCCGGTCCAAATCAAATGAGTTTACGGCCAACCAGCAATTGAATCTAACCGGAACTGTAAAAACAGGATCCATCAAGCATAAGATCTTGGTGGGAGCAGATGCCGATCAATCGCATTCAAATGCGTATGCCTATAATATTGATGCATCAAACAATATTAAAGTCTATGATAAGAAGCTTGATAAGTATGTTCCTACAACAACCTACGATTCAATTTATGTCTTTAATCCCTCGCAAACTGCGCAGCATTTGGTTTCGGGAAATGGACTTCGGACAGATATGCCACAAGCGGATCTATTGACGAAAACAACGACAGATATCTTCCGTTATGGTGCGTTTTTTCAGGACTTAATAGAGGTTACTGAACAATTTAAAGTATTGGCAGGTATTCGCTACACGTATCAGCGTACACCGAATTCAGAAAAGTATACTTATGCGACGAATCAATCGGAAGAGATTATTAATCTAGATGGTCAAAAAAATCCGATCGGAGCAAAAGTCGACAAAGCATGGTCGCCTAAATTTGGATTGATCTATCAGCCGATCCGCTCATCAAGTGTCTATGTTACTTATGCAAATAACTTTACATCAAATTCGGGATACGATGTAAATTATCAACCTTTGGCTCCCTCCATCATCGATCAGTACGAAGCAGGTGTGAAAAATGACTTTTTCAATGGTAGGTTATCCGCAAATGTTGCTTGGTATAGAATTAACAACAATCGCTTTGCCCAACAATTATTGGTACTTCCGAATGGAACGAGCAATAGCGATGCAAATATGAAAGAATTTTCTGGAAAGACGGCTTCAAGCGGATTGGAAGTTGATGTTACTGGAACCTTACTTCCAGGATTGAATGTTATCGCCGGTTATTCCTACAATTATATGCGTTATACCGAAACCAATCCAATTTCAAGTTATACAACCATCGTTGATGGTAAGGAGAAAGTGACTGAAATCTCTGGAAACGAAGAAAATGTACGTTTGGTAGGAACTACAGCACATACGGCTAATGGAACCGTGTTTTATACCATTCAAAACGGGGCAGTTAAGGGACTGAAGTTAGGTTTTTCCGCATTTTATACAGGTCGACGTAATGCAGGTTGGAATAATACAAAGATCAACGTACGCGATGGTCTTAATCGTTTGATCTCCGTTAGTCCATTTACAACCATAGATTTCTCCGCTGGTTATGCTTATAAAAACTGGAGTATTTTGGGTAAATTATCCAATATCACCAACGTGTTTAACTATTATATCCATGAAAACTATAGTGTGAATCCGATTCCACCGCGTAGTTTTATGGCAACGCTAGCGTATAAATTCGAGAAGAGGTAA
- a CDS encoding LysR family transcriptional regulator, producing the protein MSSIHTKKVSMEIRHLIYFKTVAEELHFGRAAERLFMSQPPLSRQIKDLEDELGVILFFRTNKRVELTEAGKYFLEEVVEILQNIEHSKTITKQIHNNISGEFKLGYISSTPKKMLATVLKQIQLKFPYLRVSLFETSTQKQKLALENGKLDLGIMRAPIYSSELLTTPLFEDPMVIVGHSQVEFNAINFFNESFISFNQKYASEYHRLVINTCNRMGFEPKIVHQSNSMSSILELVSQGLGLAVVPSSTIKQYPHLNLKIMKLEDMDSKTEVILVSNIKSKNSALGEFIACIQKEYLDFNAS; encoded by the coding sequence TTGTCATCAATTCATACCAAAAAAGTATCGATGGAAATCCGACATCTCATTTATTTCAAAACAGTAGCCGAGGAGCTTCATTTTGGCCGAGCAGCAGAACGCTTATTTATGTCCCAGCCACCATTAAGCCGGCAGATTAAAGATCTAGAAGACGAATTAGGTGTTATTCTTTTCTTCCGAACCAACAAACGCGTCGAGCTAACAGAAGCAGGTAAATACTTTTTGGAGGAGGTTGTGGAGATCCTACAAAATATCGAGCACAGCAAAACGATCACCAAACAGATCCACAACAATATCTCAGGAGAATTCAAACTGGGCTATATCAGTTCCACACCTAAGAAAATGCTTGCTACGGTATTAAAGCAAATTCAATTGAAATTTCCATACTTAAGAGTTAGTCTTTTCGAAACATCGACACAGAAACAAAAATTAGCACTGGAAAACGGAAAATTGGATCTGGGTATTATGCGTGCTCCAATTTATTCAAGTGAATTGCTTACCACTCCCCTTTTCGAAGACCCTATGGTAATTGTAGGTCATTCACAGGTGGAATTTAATGCGATCAACTTTTTTAATGAAAGTTTCATTTCCTTCAATCAGAAATACGCATCGGAATACCACCGACTTGTTATTAATACCTGTAATCGCATGGGCTTTGAACCCAAAATTGTACATCAGAGCAATTCGATGTCTTCCATCCTTGAGTTGGTGTCACAAGGCTTGGGCCTGGCAGTCGTCCCTTCGTCCACCATCAAACAATACCCGCATTTAAACCTAAAAATCATGAAGCTTGAAGATATGGATAGCAAAACAGAAGTGATCCTGGTCTCTAATATAAAAAGTAAAAACAGTGCATTAGGCGAATTTATCGCCTGTATCCAGAAAGAGTATCTTGATTTTAATGCGTCCTAA
- a CDS encoding class I SAM-dependent methyltransferase, whose protein sequence is MNKATLQEIETRFDNDVERFSNLETGQATTLDAVWNMELITDAIVSLYPNAQNILDIGCGAGNYDVKLLQKLESNPNVSLLDLSQPMLNRAKKRVGKLTNGEIHLIKGDFRTAALEEDKFDVIIATSVLHHLRDDKDWENAFGKLFRLLRTGGSVWIFDLIEQNNEQLQKLIYREKYGEYLTSLKDEQYRDHVFDYIEHEDTPRSLIYQLNLLTQVGFKNVDVLHKNLCFASYMGFK, encoded by the coding sequence ATGAACAAAGCGACGCTACAAGAGATTGAAACACGGTTTGACAATGATGTCGAGCGGTTCTCAAATTTAGAAACAGGTCAAGCAACCACATTGGATGCGGTATGGAATATGGAGCTTATTACGGATGCCATTGTCAGTCTTTATCCAAACGCTCAAAATATATTGGACATTGGATGTGGGGCTGGCAATTACGACGTAAAACTATTGCAAAAATTGGAGTCTAATCCAAATGTTAGTCTGTTGGACCTGAGCCAGCCCATGTTAAATAGGGCAAAGAAACGCGTTGGAAAATTGACCAACGGAGAAATTCATTTGATTAAAGGCGACTTTCGTACTGCTGCTTTGGAAGAAGACAAATTTGATGTCATCATCGCAACATCCGTTTTACATCATCTTCGAGATGATAAAGATTGGGAAAATGCGTTTGGCAAGCTGTTCCGCTTATTGAGAACCGGGGGAAGTGTGTGGATTTTTGATTTGATTGAGCAAAATAATGAACAGCTTCAAAAATTAATTTATAGAGAAAAATATGGTGAATACTTAACTAGCCTGAAGGATGAACAGTACCGTGATCATGTTTTTGACTATATTGAACACGAGGATACACCAAGATCGCTGATTTATCAACTCAACTTATTGACACAAGTTGGCTTTAAAAATGTTGATGTTTTACATAAAAACCTTTGTTTTGCTTCTTATATGGGATTCAAATAG
- a CDS encoding NUDIX domain-containing protein, whose product MFPFNVRVYGILINENQEVLISDERTENVSFTKFPGGGLEYGEGLLDALIREYQEECAFDIAVVKHIYTTDFYEKSSFNDSQIISIYYQVKNTSAIQIRTTTKAFDFDPDQKPEDNKLQSFRWVPIESVLTEDLTFKTDQIAWEEFLKTVK is encoded by the coding sequence ATGTTTCCATTTAACGTAAGAGTGTACGGAATATTGATCAATGAAAATCAAGAGGTATTGATCAGCGACGAAAGAACGGAAAATGTTTCATTTACCAAATTCCCTGGTGGAGGCTTAGAATACGGGGAAGGCTTATTGGATGCTTTGATCCGGGAGTATCAGGAAGAATGTGCTTTTGACATTGCTGTGGTTAAACATATTTACACCACAGACTTTTATGAGAAATCAAGTTTTAACGATAGCCAAATCATATCGATTTACTATCAGGTCAAGAATACCTCAGCTATTCAGATCAGAACGACTACCAAAGCCTTTGATTTCGATCCTGATCAGAAACCTGAAGATAATAAGCTTCAGTCTTTTCGATGGGTACCGATTGAATCGGTGTTAACGGAAGATTTGACCTTCAAAACAGATCAGATCGCCTGGGAAGAATTCTTAAAAACGGTCAAATAA
- a CDS encoding DEAD/DEAH box helicase, with the protein MNFSALKLDKILIANLEKQKLSSLTPIQEIAIPAILEGRDCLAIAPTGTGKTEAFAVPIIQRLRTKITPDHLSVLILLPTRELCIQTKQRISGLIDGMELTIASFYGGGTYESQLDVYPKAQMVLATPGRLLDFIEQGIIDLKTIDILVIDEFDQLLDLGFTKEINKIISTLPAERQTIFSSATKTPEIEKIVRKRLSTPVEINLETTAKKGQIEESILYVDKNDKKTLLRYLLENRIAQQVIVFTRTVHAVERIATDLDRNGISCSALYGDIAQQKREEIITKFRQKEVRVLIATDLLARGVDFPDLEAIINYEIPDSAELYTHRIGRTGRSEAEGKAFTFCDAEDNEKWIKLQLSLKRQIKIDDQHPYLLSWEKMRSSSQNNQRKGGSKSRKRR; encoded by the coding sequence TTGAATTTTTCAGCACTTAAACTCGATAAAATCCTTATCGCTAATCTTGAAAAACAAAAGCTTTCTTCGCTTACACCTATTCAAGAAATAGCTATCCCCGCCATTTTAGAAGGTAGAGACTGTTTGGCGATTGCCCCAACCGGCACGGGAAAAACGGAGGCTTTCGCCGTCCCTATTATTCAGCGCTTACGAACCAAGATTACCCCAGATCACTTATCGGTCCTTATACTCCTTCCTACACGGGAACTTTGTATACAGACCAAACAGCGCATATCGGGGCTTATCGATGGAATGGAGTTGACTATCGCCAGCTTCTATGGTGGCGGAACTTATGAAAGTCAACTCGACGTTTATCCGAAAGCCCAGATGGTACTTGCGACTCCAGGACGTTTGCTGGATTTTATTGAACAAGGCATTATCGATCTAAAAACGATAGATATCCTGGTGATCGATGAATTCGATCAATTGTTAGATCTCGGTTTCACGAAAGAAATCAATAAAATCATCAGCACATTGCCTGCTGAGAGACAAACCATTTTCAGTTCAGCTACGAAAACCCCTGAAATCGAAAAAATTGTTCGAAAAAGATTAAGTACCCCTGTTGAGATCAACCTAGAAACAACGGCCAAAAAGGGTCAAATAGAAGAATCTATCCTCTATGTTGATAAAAATGATAAAAAGACCCTTCTGCGTTATCTCCTTGAAAACCGTATTGCACAGCAAGTAATCGTTTTCACGCGAACAGTTCATGCTGTCGAACGCATCGCAACAGATTTAGATCGAAATGGCATTTCTTGCTCGGCATTATATGGCGATATAGCGCAGCAAAAACGAGAAGAGATTATTACTAAATTCAGACAAAAAGAGGTACGTGTATTAATTGCGACGGACCTTTTGGCTCGAGGGGTAGATTTTCCGGACCTAGAAGCTATCATCAACTACGAAATTCCGGATTCCGCCGAGCTCTATACGCATCGAATCGGTCGAACAGGTCGTTCGGAAGCAGAGGGAAAAGCATTTACCTTTTGCGATGCGGAGGACAATGAAAAGTGGATAAAATTACAGTTATCCTTAAAACGGCAAATTAAAATTGACGATCAACATCCTTATTTATTGAGCTGGGAGAAAATGCGTTCTAGCAGCCAAAACAATCAACGAAAAGGCGGTTCGAAATCAAGAAAACGTCGTTAA